One window from the genome of Nicotiana tomentosiformis chromosome 5, ASM39032v3, whole genome shotgun sequence encodes:
- the LOC138892010 gene encoding uncharacterized mitochondrial protein AtMg00810-like: MERYKARLVAKGYKQRQGIDYEESLCTFCPHGDNLFVDLFGGANEVEDPSTRRQASILEYKVLRLKKALYGLKQAPRAWNSCIDKYFQDNGFTRCLHEYALYLKVYTNRDILLVCLYVNNFIFTGNNPSLFEAFKKDMSREFEMMDVRLMSYYLGLEVKQMEDVIFISQESYIKEILKKFNMLDCNPVNTPMESGTKLSKFDEGEKVDPTFFKSLVGSLRYLICNRPDIFFAVGVISHFMEAPNSTHLKVSRKILRYLKGTINFGLFYSSSSDFNPVRFCDSDYAGDIDDRKGTTVFVFFLDNSVISWSSKKQSIVTLSTCEVEYVATTSYTCHAI, translated from the exons ATGGAGAGATACAAAgcacgacttgtggctaaaggctacaagcaaaggcaaggcattgactatgaagaaaGTCTATGCACCTTTTGCCCGCATGGAGATAATTTGTTTGTTGATCTCTTTGGCGGCGCAAATGAGGTAgaagatccatcaactagacGTCAAGCCAGCATTCTTGAAT ataaagtgttgcggttgaagaaagctttatatggattgaagcaagccccacgagcatggaatagttgcatcgacaagtattttcaagacaatgggtttactcgttgtctccatgaatatgctctTTACCTTAAAGTTTATACTAATAGGGATATCTTGCTTGTTTGTCTCtatgtaaataattttatttttacgggtaataacccaagtttatttgaagcttttaagaaagatatgtcccGTGAGTTTGAGATGATGGATGTAAGGCTCATGTCATACTActtgggcctagaagtgaagcagatggaggatgtaatttttatctctcaagaaagctatataaaagagatattgaagaagttcaacatgctcgattgcaaccCCGTGAACACGCCAATGGAGAGTGGAacaaaattgtccaagtttgatgaaggagaaaaagtggatcccacatttttcaaaagtcttgtgggaagtttgaggtacttgatTTGTAATAGGCCAGATATATTCTTTGCAGTTGGAGTAATAAGTCATTTCATGGAAGCTCCTAACTCCACTCACTTAAAAGTCTCTAGAAAaattcttcgttacctaaaaggtacaattaattttgggttattttactCTTCTTCTAGTGATTTCAACCCTGTGagattttgtgatagtgattatgcgggagatattgatgatagaaaaggCACAActgtttttgtgtttttcttggataattctgttatttcttggagttcaaagaaacaatcaattgttactctctcgacttgtgaagTTGAATATGTAGCAACAACATCCTATACATGTCATGCTATTTGA
- the LOC104121269 gene encoding protein-tyrosine-phosphatase MKP1 — protein MPGKEDASAGGADGGSQEPCQLINGRSRMYWRSASWSSSRTSLPPLNPDIDRDGLDPNNSQGRRPLTPRSQQSFKARSCLPPLQPLAIARRSLDEWPRAGSDDIGEWPLPSTPSGRDSSSNSERLKLDLSNIHRNPETNGGLVRREKIAFFDKECSKVADHIYLGGDAVARDKDILKQNGITHVLNCVGFVCPEYFKSDFVYRTLWLQDSPSEDITSILYDVFDYFEDVREQHGKVFVHCCQGVSRSTSLVIAYRMWREGQSFDDAFEYVKAARGIADPNMGFACQLLQCQKRVHAFPLSPSSLLRMYRVAPHSPYDPLHLVPKMLNDPSPSVLDSRGAFIIHIPSAIYVWIGKKCETIMERDARGAVCQIVRYEKVQCPIITVTEGEEPLYFWDAFSNFLPLMDKLKNGGDVVDSSSKVCPGERKVDMYNVDFEIFQKATSGGFVPPFASCETDHETRLPVRESSWSMLRRKFVSGNMRDFVFSSKSGISRIYPDSMFITLDNCATKQLHSSSMLSSSSSCSSSSPSTISLSSTSSSSSSSSTSSPPYLSPDSISSDSSINSKCLSDSPVVSPSVIFCADLTSSTPSNSSVSVLPSKISPQSISKTSKYIDVNFTSQASSQSSPVLSKKFPLSIAERRGSLSKCLKLPMLTDDFERKAGPSKSVANEQGRDIGIAEVTNVFSNESSTVGEILQSPQEINGSRIDELHRSLGILSMVNPSDKETDLFSGFHESRKETPCNERSCTAVLNGITDTGAASCYLMQPVVYRWPGLEKLASCSIDDLDSKGAYIFVTPTSGFGKDAGRTVFVWVGRSFSCETSKIWQVNHKGLDDPGEIDWKQVATDVLHHMVLPIDTNIKVVKENEEPAEFLALLSSR, from the exons ATGCCGGGAAAGGAAGATGCCTCGGCTGGTGGGGCTGATGGTGGTTCTCAGGAGCCATGCCAACTGATAAATGGTCGGAGTAGAATGTACTGGCGGTCAGCATCATGGTCGTCTTCGAGGACTTCACTGCCTCCGCTGAACCCGGATATTGATAGGGATGGATTGGATCCTAATAATTCGCAGGGTAGGAGGCCTTTAACCCCTAGATCACAACAGAGTTTCAAGGCTAGGTCATGTCTTCCACCGTTGCAGCCATTAGCAATTGCTCGAAGAAGTCTAGATGAGTGGCCGAGAGcaggatctgatgatattggAGAGTGGCCACTTCCTTCTACCCCAAGTGGGAGGGATTCGAGTAGCAACAGTGAGAGGCTTAAGCTGGATTTGTCTAACATACATAGAAATCCAGAGACGAATGGCGGGCTTGTGAGAAGAGAAAAGATTGCTTTCTTCGATAAAGAGTGTTCAAAGGTGGCAGATCACATTTATCTCGGTGGGGATGCAGTTGCACGAGATAAGGATATACTAAAGCAAAATGGGATTACCCATGTTCTTAACTGTGTGGGGTTTGTCTGCCCCGAGTATTTTAAGTCTGATTTCGTGTACCGGACATTGTGGTTGCAGGATAGCCCGTCAGAAGATATTACGAGCATTCTTTATGATGTTTTTGACTACTTTGAAGATGTCAGGGAGCAACATGGAAAGGTTTTTGTTCATTGCTGCCAAGGGGTCTCTCGGTCAACCTCGTTGGTTATAGCTTATCGTATGTGGAGAGAAGGACAAAGTTTCGACGATGCCTTTGAGTATGTAAAGGCAGCAAGGGGTATTGCGGATCCAAATATGGGTTTTGCCTGCCAGTTGTTACAATGCCAAAAAAGAGTTCACGCCTTTCCTTTGAGCCCAAGTTCATTGTTGAGGATGTACAGAGTCGCACCTCATTCTCCATACGATCCTTTGCATCTCGTcccaaaaatgttaaatgaccCCTCTCCGTCAGTATTAGATTCCAGAGGTGCATTCATTATACATATACCTTCTGCGATATATGTTTGGATCGGTAAGAAATGTGAAACAATCATGGAAAGAGATGCCAGAGGGGCTGTCTGCCAGATTGTTCGTTACGAGAAAGTGCAGTGCCCGATCATAACGGTTACAGAAGGTGAGGAACCTTTGTACTTCTGGGATGCTTTCTCCAATTTCCTGCCGTTGATGGACAAATTAAAGAATGGAGGGGATGTTGTTGACTCATCAAGTAAGGTCTGTCCAGGGGAAAGAAAGGTGGATATGTACAATGTTGACTTTGAGATTTTCCAGAAAGCTACTTCAGGCGGCTTTGTGCCTCCTTTTGCGTCATGTGAGACTGATCATGAAACCCGCCTTCCCGTTAGAGAAAGTTCTTGGAGCATGCTAAGGCGAAAGTTTGTGTCGGGGAATATGAGGGATTTTGTCTTTTCATCAAAGTCAGGCATCTCTAGAATCTATCCTGATTCTATGTTTATAACATTAGATAATTGTGCAACTAAACAGCTACATTCTTCTTCTATGTTGTCCTCATCGTCTTCGTGTTCATCTTCTTCGCCATCTACAATATCCTTATCTTCAACGTCATCTTcgtcttcatcatcatcaacctCGTCACCTCCTTATCTCTCTCCGGACTCTATCTCGTCTGATTCGAGCATCAATTCAAAATGTTTGTCTGATTCTCCGGTGGTTTCACCTTCAGTTATCTTTTGTGCAGATTTAACTTCTTCAACTCCATCTAACTCCAGTGTGTCTGTTCTCCCCTCCAAGATTTCTCCACAGTCCATATCTAAAACTTCAAAGTATATTGATGTCAACTTCACTTCCCAGGCTTCTTCACAATCATCTCCTGTGTTATCTAAAAAGTTTCCCCTTTCTATTGCGGAGCGGAGAGGTAGCTTGTCGAAGTGTCTCAAGCTGCCAATGCTGACTGACGATTTTGAGAGGAAAGCTGGTCCTTCGAAAAGTGTTGCTAATGAACAAGGCCGTGACATTGGCATAGCAGAAGTGACAAATGTTTTTTCAAATGAATCATCGACTGTGGGAGAGATTTTACAGTCTCCACAAGAGATAAATGGGAGTCGAATTGATGAGTTGCACAGGTCTTTAGGTATTCTAAGCATGGTTAATCCATCTGATAAAGAAACTGATTTGTTTAGTGGCTTTCATGAGTCACGGAAGGAAACACCATGCAATGAAAGGAGCTGCACGGCTGTTTTAAATGGAATTACGGATACCGGTGCAGCATCTTGTTACCTAATGCAACCAGTTGTATATCGTTGGCCCGGCTTGGAGAAACTTGCTAGTTGTAGCATCGATGATTTGGATTCTAAGGGTGCATATATTTTCGTTACTCCGACTTCGGGTTTTGGAAAAGATGCAGGTAGAACTGTTTTTGTTTGGGTAGGAAGGTCTTTTAGTTGTGAGACTAGCAAGATTTGGCAAGTAAACCACAAAGGCCTTGATGATCCAGGGGAGATTGACTGGAAACAGGTTGCTACTGATGTTCTTCATCATATGGTTTTGCCAATTGACACTAACATTAAG GTTGTGAAAGAAAATGAAGAACCGGCTGAGTTCCTAGCATTGTTGAGTTCCCGGTAA